The Bacillus sp. Marseille-Q1617 genome has a segment encoding these proteins:
- the groES gene encoding co-chaperone GroES, protein MLKPLGDRVVIELVESEEKTASGIVLPDSAKEKPQEGKVVAVGTGRVLDSGERVALEVSVGDRIIFSKYAGTEVKYQGAEYLILRDSDILAVVGE, encoded by the coding sequence TTGTTAAAACCACTAGGTGATCGCGTCGTTATCGAGCTAGTCGAATCAGAAGAAAAAACAGCAAGCGGTATCGTTCTTCCGGATTCCGCAAAGGAAAAGCCGCAGGAAGGTAAAGTTGTTGCTGTAGGTACAGGTCGCGTTCTTGACAGCGGTGAGCGCGTTGCTCTTGAAGTGTCTGTCGGCGATCGAATCATCTTCAGTAAATATGCTGGTACAGAAGTGAAATACCAAGGCGCAGAATATCTGATCCTTCGTGACAGTGACATTCTGGCTGTTGTTGGCGAATAA
- a CDS encoding CPBP family intramembrane glutamic endopeptidase gives MKKHFGYILIAYIVMQLSSIVGVPLLYKIGVDVLGEPADQVKQLVPGYWLMISFTLTLIVVWAILRKSETSTNLERSAPLNAGSSIGWAIAGIFIAFFAQSIAIQIEYALGIKMGSENTQMIIGIIEKVPLTMLVAAVIGPILEEIVFRKIIFGVLYEKMNFFFAALVSSIIFALAHFEPEHVILYSAMGFTFAFLYVKTKRILVPIFAHVAMNTSVVLIQSIYKDEIQKIMKEAEQIQGFIGGLFS, from the coding sequence TTGAAAAAACATTTTGGATATATATTGATTGCATATATTGTGATGCAGCTTTCGAGTATAGTAGGAGTTCCTCTTCTTTATAAAATCGGAGTGGACGTGCTTGGTGAGCCTGCAGATCAGGTGAAACAGCTTGTGCCGGGATATTGGCTGATGATCAGCTTTACCCTGACGCTTATCGTGGTGTGGGCGATTCTCCGCAAAAGTGAAACGAGCACAAACCTGGAGCGAAGTGCTCCCCTCAATGCCGGCAGCTCCATTGGCTGGGCGATTGCTGGAATATTCATTGCTTTCTTCGCTCAATCCATTGCAATTCAAATCGAATATGCACTTGGCATTAAGATGGGCTCTGAAAATACACAGATGATCATCGGGATCATTGAAAAAGTTCCATTGACGATGCTTGTGGCAGCAGTGATCGGGCCAATATTGGAGGAAATCGTGTTCAGGAAGATCATCTTTGGTGTCCTTTATGAAAAGATGAATTTCTTCTTTGCGGCACTTGTAAGTTCGATCATTTTTGCCCTCGCCCACTTCGAACCGGAGCATGTCATCCTGTATTCAGCAATGGGCTTTACATTCGCTTTTCTTTATGTAAAAACCAAGAGAATACTCGTGCCAATTTTTGCTCATGTGGCGATGAATACATCTGTCGTGCTGATACAATCTATCTATAAGGACGAAATTCAGAAAATCATGAAAGAAGCAGAACAAATTCAAGGATTTATTGGAGGATTATTTTCATGA
- the groL gene encoding chaperonin GroEL (60 kDa chaperone family; promotes refolding of misfolded polypeptides especially under stressful conditions; forms two stacked rings of heptamers to form a barrel-shaped 14mer; ends can be capped by GroES; misfolded proteins enter the barrel where they are refolded when GroES binds), protein MAKDIKFSEEARRSMLRGVDQLANAVKVTLGPKGRNVVLEKKYGSPLITNDGVTIAKEIELEDAFENMGAKLVAEVASKTNEIAGDGTTTATVLAQAMIREGLKNVTAGANPVGVRKGIEKAVQTAVEELKAISKPIEGKDSIAQVAAISAADEEVGQLIAEAMERVGNDGVITIEESKGFTTELDVVEGMQFDRGYASPYMVTDSDKMEAVLENPYILITDKKIGNIQEVLPVLEQVVQQGKPLLIVAEDVEGEALATLVVNKLRGTFNAVAVKAPGFGDRRKAMLEDLAILTGGEVITEDLGLDLKSANITQLGRAAKVVVTKENTTVVEGSGDPEKIAARVNQIRAQHEESTSEFDKEKLQERLAKLAGGVAVVKVGAATETELKERKLRIEDALNSTRAAVEEGIVSGGGTALVNVYNKVASIEADADVATGINIVLRALEEPIRQIAHNAGLEGSIIVERLKKEEVGVGFNAATGEWVNMIEKGIVDPTKVTRSALQNAASVAAMFLTTEAVVADIPEENAGGGMPDMGGMGGMGGMM, encoded by the coding sequence ATGGCTAAGGATATTAAATTTAGCGAAGAAGCACGCCGTTCCATGCTTCGCGGGGTAGATCAATTAGCAAACGCAGTAAAAGTAACTCTTGGACCAAAAGGACGCAACGTGGTACTTGAGAAAAAATACGGTTCACCGCTTATCACAAATGACGGTGTAACCATTGCGAAAGAAATCGAACTTGAAGATGCATTCGAAAACATGGGTGCTAAACTTGTTGCTGAAGTAGCAAGCAAAACAAACGAAATTGCCGGTGATGGTACAACAACTGCAACGGTTCTTGCACAGGCGATGATCCGTGAAGGTCTTAAGAACGTAACTGCGGGTGCTAATCCTGTAGGCGTACGTAAAGGGATCGAAAAAGCGGTTCAAACTGCAGTTGAAGAATTAAAAGCTATTTCAAAGCCAATCGAAGGCAAAGATTCAATCGCTCAAGTTGCTGCGATTTCAGCTGCTGATGAAGAAGTCGGCCAACTGATCGCTGAAGCAATGGAGCGCGTTGGAAACGATGGTGTCATCACAATCGAAGAATCCAAAGGATTCACAACTGAGCTTGATGTAGTGGAAGGAATGCAATTCGACCGCGGATATGCTTCTCCATACATGGTAACAGACTCTGACAAGATGGAAGCGGTTCTTGAGAATCCATATATCTTGATCACTGATAAGAAAATCGGAAACATCCAGGAAGTACTTCCTGTTCTTGAGCAAGTGGTACAACAAGGCAAGCCATTGTTGATCGTTGCTGAGGATGTTGAAGGTGAAGCTCTTGCAACATTAGTGGTAAACAAACTTCGCGGAACATTCAATGCAGTGGCTGTTAAAGCTCCTGGATTCGGTGACCGTCGTAAAGCAATGCTTGAAGACCTTGCTATCCTTACTGGCGGTGAAGTCATCACTGAAGATTTAGGTCTTGACCTTAAATCTGCAAACATTACTCAACTTGGCCGCGCAGCGAAAGTTGTAGTAACAAAAGAAAACACAACAGTTGTAGAAGGTTCTGGAGATCCAGAAAAGATTGCAGCACGTGTGAACCAAATCCGTGCTCAACACGAAGAGTCTACTTCTGAATTCGATAAAGAAAAATTACAAGAGCGTCTTGCTAAGCTTGCAGGCGGTGTAGCAGTCGTTAAAGTCGGTGCTGCAACTGAAACTGAGCTTAAAGAGCGTAAACTACGCATCGAAGACGCATTGAACTCTACTCGTGCAGCGGTAGAAGAAGGTATCGTTTCCGGTGGTGGAACTGCACTAGTGAACGTATACAACAAAGTCGCATCAATCGAAGCGGATGCGGATGTAGCAACTGGTATCAACATCGTGCTTCGTGCACTTGAAGAGCCAATCCGTCAAATCGCTCACAACGCAGGACTTGAAGGTTCTATCATCGTAGAACGCCTGAAGAAAGAAGAAGTTGGTGTAGGATTCAACGCAGCAACTGGCGAATGGGTGAACATGATCGAAAAGGGTATCGTAGACCCAACCAAGGTTACTCGTTCTGCACTTCAAAACGCAGCATCTGTTGCAGCAATGTTCTTGACTACTGAAGCAGTAGTTGCAGACATTCCTGAAGAAAATGCTGGCGGCGGCATGCCTGATATGGGCGGCATGGGTGGAATGGGCGGCATGATGTAA
- a CDS encoding YdiK family protein, with the protein MRRSPLFSGVIYLLLGILFTYFAIQNVRDDGWGFFTYMLVFLATLDFGSGLRMIMIHFKIKKQINNKK; encoded by the coding sequence ATGAGAAGATCACCGCTTTTCTCTGGAGTGATCTATCTCCTGCTCGGAATACTTTTCACATACTTTGCAATTCAGAATGTAAGAGATGATGGTTGGGGATTTTTCACTTATATGCTGGTCTTTCTGGCCACCCTTGATTTCGGGTCCGGACTCAGGATGATCATGATTCATTTCAAGATCAAAAAACAAATCAATAATAAAAAATAA
- a CDS encoding OsmC family protein, which yields MSQQLINVATKGKWVEGMKTNVQARDFAFIVDEPEALGGTDQGANPVEYVLAALSGCTSVVIALIAKELDFKYEDATFENEGTLDLRGLNGVEGVSPHFQTVTFDVTIVTDESEERLDELKSKVEKRCPVYNLLKDAGIALESNWVKKATVSA from the coding sequence ATGAGTCAACAATTGATCAATGTAGCAACAAAAGGAAAATGGGTAGAAGGTATGAAGACGAATGTTCAGGCAAGGGATTTTGCATTTATTGTTGACGAGCCAGAAGCATTGGGCGGTACCGATCAGGGCGCAAACCCGGTTGAATACGTATTAGCCGCTTTATCTGGATGCACGTCGGTGGTCATCGCGTTGATCGCCAAAGAGCTTGATTTCAAATACGAGGATGCAACGTTTGAAAATGAGGGTACTTTGGATCTTCGAGGATTGAATGGCGTTGAAGGTGTTTCTCCACACTTTCAAACCGTGACGTTCGACGTAACGATCGTAACTGACGAAAGTGAAGAGCGATTGGATGAGCTTAAATCCAAAGTCGAAAAAAGATGTCCTGTATATAATCTCTTGAAGGATGCAGGTATTGCATTAGAATCAAATTGGGTGAAAAAAGCAACCGTCTCGGCTTAG
- a CDS encoding tyrosine-type recombinase/integrase, which yields MRRLLKIAELNLQLTPHSLRHTHTSLLAEAGVSLPQIMERLGHN from the coding sequence ATGAGACGCTTATTAAAAATAGCAGAATTGAATCTTCAACTTACCCCTCATTCGTTACGCCATACTCATACCTCCTTATTAGCTGAGGCTGGGGTAAGTCTTCCACAAATAATGGAACGATTAGGACACAACTAA
- a CDS encoding YbaK/EbsC family protein, whose protein sequence is MSLESVKAHFKQWNRENDVMEFETSSATVEEAAETIGVMPAQIAKTLSFRGPEDKDILIVAAGDAKIDNKKFRHFTGIKARMLKPDEVLEQTGHVVGGVCPFGLANEMDVYLDVSMKRFENLFPACGSTNSAIKLTPGELFHYSSAKEWVDVCKGWEEEYADKMVAANTD, encoded by the coding sequence ATGTCATTGGAAAGTGTAAAAGCCCATTTTAAACAGTGGAACCGCGAAAATGACGTGATGGAGTTCGAAACATCGAGTGCTACGGTTGAAGAAGCAGCAGAAACAATCGGTGTCATGCCTGCGCAGATTGCAAAAACGCTGTCATTCAGGGGACCGGAAGACAAAGATATCCTGATTGTTGCGGCAGGAGATGCGAAGATCGATAACAAGAAGTTCCGTCACTTCACAGGGATAAAAGCACGCATGCTCAAACCTGATGAAGTATTGGAGCAAACCGGCCATGTCGTCGGTGGCGTCTGTCCGTTCGGATTAGCGAATGAAATGGACGTCTATCTGGATGTTTCGATGAAACGCTTCGAGAACCTTTTCCCTGCATGTGGAAGCACCAACTCTGCAATCAAATTGACGCCAGGGGAACTTTTCCACTATTCATCTGCCAAAGAGTGGGTTGATGTGTGTAAAGGGTGGGAGGAAGAATATGCTGACAAAATGGTTGCAGCCAATACGGACTGA